The Burkholderia pyrrocinia genomic sequence GGACGGCACGCTCGACTGGGTGCGCAGCGAAGGGATCGAGCACACCGCGTCGCCGACCAACATCGGCATCTGCCATGCGGTGAACCTGGCCGCCGCGCGCGCGACGCGCGACTACGTCGTCTACATGAACGACGACATGTTCTGCTGCCCCGGCTGGGACGCGGCGCTCGTGCGCCGCATCGAACAGATGCCGACCGACCTTTTCATGCTGTCGGGCACGATGATCGAGCCGGTCGACACGCGCAACCCGTGCGTCGTCGTCAGCAATTTCGGCCGCGATGCCGAGCATTTCGACGCGGCAGGCCTCGTCGAAGCGACCCCGCGGCTCGCGCGCGCGGACTGGCTCGGCTCGACCTGGCCGCCGACGCTCGTGCACCGCGACTGGTGGAACCGCATCGGCGGCTACAGCAGCGAGCTGTCGCCCGGCATGAGCAGCGACAACGACTTCTCGATGAAATTCTGGGACGCCGGCTGCCGGATCTTCCTCGGCGTCGGCGACAGCCTCGTCTACCACTTCCAGCAGAAGAGCACGGGCAAGATCGTCAAGAACGACGGCCGCCGCCAGTTCCTGAACAAATGGGGCATGACCCAGGCGACGTTCGACCGCTACTACCTGCATCGCGGCGAGCCGGCCGGCACGCGCATCGCGCTCGATACGCCGGCAGTCGCCGGGCGCCTGAAGCGCGCGCTGCTGCGCTCGCGGATCAAGCGCGCATTCAGCTGATCGGGCCCCTGAAACGGCACAGAAACGCCGCCTGCTTCGCGTATACTGCGCCGTTCGTCCCGGAGCTCCCGCCGGGACGCGCGGCGCGAGCACGATGTCCGCAAGCCGCATTCGTTCATTCGACAGGTTCCGATGCTTTCGTTTTCCGCTCCCGCCACGCGGCGCCTGACCGCCGCCCGCGCCTTCGCCGTTGCCGCGCTCTGCATGGTGCCCGTCTCGACCGCGCTGACCAACGTCTTCTGCGGGCTGTTCGCCGCCGCGCTCGTGATCTCCCCCGAATTCTGGCGCGACCTGCGCTCGTTCGTGACCGACCCGGCTTCGCTCGCGGCGCTGCTGATCCTCGCCGCGCTGACTGCCAGCGTCGCATATACGGTCGCGCCGCATAACAAGGCGTGGAACTGGGTCGCCAAATACGACAAGCTGCTGCTGCTGCCGTTCGCCGTGCTCGCGTTCCGTCATTCGAACTGGGCGCCGATCGTGCGGCGCTGCTGGTTCGGCACGTTGTGCGTGATCCTGCTGCTGTCGACGACCAACTATCTCGGGCTGACCGCGATCGGGCCCGCGTATGCGACCCAACTGCCGCTGTCGCGTGCGTGGGTGTTCAAGAACCATATCGCCGCCGGCATGTTCGGCGCGCTGCTGTTCTACCAGGCGGCCGATCTCGCGCTTGCCGCCCGCACGGCGCTGTCCCGCGCCGCGTATGCGGGCGTCGCCGCGTGGTCGCTCGTCAACGTGTTCGTGATGCTGCAGGGACGCACGGGGCAGGTCATCGCGCTGCTGCTGATCCTCGTCGTCGCCGTGCGTTTCGTGCTGTTGCTGCGCCGGCAATCGGCGCTGCGCGCGGGGCTCGCCGCCGGCGTGCTCGTCCTGTTCGGCGTCGCGCTCGTGGTCGCCGCGTGCACGGTTCACAACGGCCGGCTCGTGAAGGTCGTGACGGAAGTGCAGCAATACCGGCAGAGCGATGCGGCCACGTCGACCGGGTTGCGCCTCGAGTGGTACAAGAAGGGGCTCGAGCTGTTTCGTCAGCGCCCGGTGATCGGTTACGGCGCGGGCGGCCTCGAGTTTGAATTCGAGAAGCTCACGGCCGGCAAGACGGCCGCCGAAGGCCAGCTCACGTCGAACCCGCACAACGAATACCTGCTGATGGCCGTGCAGCTCGGCTCGCTCGGCCTGTTGTTGTTCGTGAACCTGATCGTGCAGATCGCGCGCGGCAGCCGCACGCTCGATCCGCGCTCGCGACACTTGCTGCTCGCGTGGCTCGCGATCTTCGCGATCGGCAGTCTCGCGAATTCGCTGCTGCTCGATTTCGCCGAAGGGCACCTGATCGTGCTGCTGGCCGGCATCCTGCTCGGTTGCGGCGCGAGCGGCGAGGCGCTGCCGCGCGAGACGTCGGCGATCAGGCGCAGCGCGTAACGCGCAACGGCATCCGCGCTGCCGCCGGCCGGCTTCGGCGGCAGTGGAGGCACGCCGTCAAAGCGAGCGGGCTGTACGGCTCGTCGCAAAACAAGCCGCCTGCAACGCAGCAAAAACGCGCGCCTTCCGCGCGTCAGTCGTCAGTCGGATCCGGCGCGATGCAGTCGCGACGTATCGACGACGGCCCCGGCCGGACTCGGCGGATCCAGCCCGAGCATCTCGGCCGCCGCAGCTTTCACGCGCTGCGCGCCGAGATTGGCGAGGCAATCGCTGCGGCTGTCGACCTTGCGCTCGCAGCCCTCGTGCCGGCACGGCACGCAATCGCCCTCCCCCTGCAGCAGCCACACGTTCCCGTGCCGCCCCGAACCGCGCAGCGGCCACGGATTCTCGGTCGCGGGCCAGTGCTGCGGCCACGGCCCCCAGCGCACCGGGTCGGACGGGCCGAACAGCGCGATCGTGTCGGTGCCTGTCGCAGCCGCGACGTGCGTCGCGCCGGTGTCGGGGCCGATGAAGAGCCGCGCGCGCCGCACGAGTTCCGCGCTCTCGCCGAACGTGAGGCGGCCGACCAGATTCAGCACGTCGCCGCCCGCCTCGGCCGCGACCTGCTCCGCATACTCGCGCTCGCGATCGGCCGGACCGCCCGACAACGCGACCGCAAAGCCGCGCTCGCGCAGCCAGTCGATCATCTCGACCCAGCCTTCGAGCCGCCATTGCTTGTAGCGGAACATCGGATACGGATGCAGGACGACCAGCGGCTTGCCGTCGCGGATCGCCGGCGACTCCGCGAGCCATGCGTCGAAGCGCGCGCGCCGCGCGGGATCGTCGCCGATGCCGGGCGCGACGACCTCGGACACCGGCTCGATGCCGATCACGGGTGCGAGCGCGAGCGTGCTGACGACCGTATGCGCGGATTCATGGTGATTGATCGCGATCCCGTTCAGCATCATCCGCGTGAGCCACGTGACGCGGTCGGGATCGACGAGGCCGACCCGTTTGCGGCCCGCGAACCAGCTATAGAAACGCGGCCGGTCGGAGCTCAGCGCCGCGCACGCGAGATCGTAGCGGCGCCACATCGACAGCGCGTCGCGCAGCCGCTCGCGGAATCCCGCGCGCTGCGCGACGACGATCACGCGCCGCACGTCCGGATTGTGCTCGAGCACGCCCTCGGTGCCGCGAAACACCAGCATGTCGATCTGCGCATCGGGCCAGCGGGCCTTCAGCGAACGCACCAGCGGCGTCGTCAGCAGCACGTCGCCGATACGGCGCGGCGCGGCAACGAGGATGGTTCTGGGCGGGCGGGCGGAGGAAAACAGGGCCACGGCAATCGGTCTGTCTAGCTGGCTGAACAAGGCTGGCAATGTACAGGATTTTGCAGCAGCCGGCGCGGCATCGCGAACCGGCCGTGCAGGACGCGCTGACGTGACCCTGATGCAAGCCCTGCCTGCGGAACGCAGTGCGGCACGCGCCGGCGCTTGCACCACGTGCGGTGCTTCTTCCGGCGCTACGAAGCGATGGTCACGACCGCGGATGTCGCAGCGGCCGCCGGCCGTGCGCGCGCCGCATCCGTCACCTGCTCGTCGCAATGGCCGGCCTGCGGCAGCAGATGACGCACGGCGCGCTCGACCGCGTCGACACCGATCGCGTCGACGGTCGCGCCGGCGCGGAGGATCACGTGCGGCACGCCGAGCGGATGCCAGCGCAGGTATTTCTCGGGACGGTCCTCGAACAGCGCGGCAACCGGCACGCCGAGCGCCGACGCGAGATGCACGGGTGCGCTGTCGGCCGACACGATCGTATCGAGCAGGCTCGCGGCAGCCACCAGATCGGCGACCGACGACGGCGCGACATGGCGCGCGCTCACATCGCGCCACGCCTCGTCCTCGGCGGTTTTGCGGATGGCCGGATCGCGGAACACGATCACGTCGGCGAACGGCGCGAGCCGCTCGCCGAGGTCGCGCCAGCGGTCCGCGGGCCAGCGGCGCTCGGCCGCCTTGTTCGACACGAACAAACCAACGCGCGGCTTCGTGCGCTCCCCGAGCAGGCGATACCACTCGTCCTGCAACGTGCGATCGGGATGAACCGACAGCGCGAGGCGGTCGAGATCGGCACGGCCGAGTTCGGGCACGAGCCGGAACCCCGACAGCGCCTCGTGGCACATCGGCCGCTGCGCGACGTGTTCGGGCTTGCGATCGTCGAATTCGGTGTCGGCATCGTGCCAGCGGCAATCCTTCACGCCGAGCTGGCGCGCGAACTGCATGCTGCTGCGATGCATGCCGCCGTTCGGCACGACCACGAGGTCGAACCGCAAGCGACGCAGGCGGCGCACGAGCCGCAGCCGGTCGAAGAACGCGCGCATCCGCCCGGGACGGTCGTTGCGTTCGCATTGGCGGCTGTACACGTACGTGTGAACCGCGTGCACGTCCGGGTTGCCGGCCAGCGCGGCCGCGTTGTAGCGGTTCGCGACCACATGCAGCTCTGCGCCGGGCCAGCGCTCCTTCAGCGCACCGAGGAACGCGGTCGTGCACAGCATGTCGCCCAGAAAATCAATCCGGATCACGAGGATCCGCCCCGTCGGGTTCCTGTTGGCCATGGTCATGTGGTGGACTGTCAGTTTTTATCGTCGCGACGGGCCGATGCCCCGGCATCCAGTTCCGGGACGGCCCTGTCGCGCGTTGCCGCTCGCCGCATGGATCCGCCCCCGTTTGTGTGCGCGCGTGCGAGCGCGGCTTGCGCCGGATTGTATAGCGTCCGGATGGCCGGCCCAAGCCCCGGGTAACCGAAGATGCAAAAACGGCCCGCCGCACCGCACGATGGCGATGCGACGGGCCGCGTATCGCGACAGCCGTCCGGTGGTCGGGAAGCGGTCAGTACGTGATTTCGACGACACTGCCGTCGAACGCCGCGCGCAGTTCCGCGAGCAGCATGTCGCTCGGCTTCACGCGCCACGCGTCGCCGAGACGCATTTCGCCTTGCGCCCGCGCGTTGCTGTAGTGGATCTGGACCGCGAGGCCGTTCGGCAGCGGCGCCTGCGGGCGACGGCCGCCGTCACGCCCGCCGCCGCGCGGCGCGGGCGCTTCGACCGCGTGCGCGGCGGCCGGATCGTCCTTCGACACGTGCGGCTCGAGCACGCGGCGCAGCGCGGCTGCGTCGGCGTTGCCGTTCATCGTCAGCCGCACGGCCTGCGCGTAGCGGCTGCGCGCGCGTTCGAGATCCATCACGGTATCGGTCGTGAAGCGGATGCCGCCCGTGAATGCGTCGTTGCGCGCCTGCCCCTGCACGATCAGCAGTTCGTCTTCCTTGAACAGCGCCTTGTTCGCCTCGAACTGCTCGTTGAAGATCGTGATCTCGCACTGGCCCGAACCGTCGTCGAGCAGCGCGATCAGCATCTTGCCGCGCTGGGTCATCTGCGTGCGCAGCGATGCGATGATGCCCGCGACGAGCTTGTCACGCCCTTCCTTCAGGTCGCCGACCTTCTGCCGCACGAAGCGGCGCACCTCGTCGCGATACGCGTCGAACAGGTGGCCGGACAGGTAGAAGCCGAGCGCGCCCTTTTCTTCCTGCAGGCGACGCTTGTCGTCCCACGCCGGTTCATCGACGAGCGCATGCGCGTGCGGCGACTCGGCGCCCATGTCGAACAGCCCGGCCTGCATTGCGTTCGCCTCGGCCTGGTCGGCCGCTTCCATCGCGAGCGGCACCGACGCGAGCATCTGCGCGCGGTTCGCGTTCAGCGAATCGAACGCCCCGGCGCGGATCAGCGCCTCGACCGTGCGGCGGTTGACGACGCGCCGGTCGATCCGTTCGCAGAAGTCGAACAGGTCGGTGAACGCCTTTTCCTCGCGAGCGCGCAGGATTTCCTCGATCGCGTTCTGGCCGCTGCCCTTCACCGCGCCGAGGCCGTAGCGGATCGTGCGCGAGCGCTTGCCGTCGGCTTCGGCGACGGGCTCGAACCGGTAATGCGACTGGTTGATGTCGGGCGGCAACACGACGAGGTTGTTCACGACGCAGTCGTCGAACAGGATCTTCACCTTGTCGGTGTCGTCCATCGCGAGCGTCATGTTGGCCGCCATGAATTCGGCCGGATGGTGCGCCTTCAGCCACGCGGTGTAATACGCGAGCAGTGCATACGCGGCCGCGTGCGACTTGTTGAAGCCGTAGCCCGCGAACTTCTCCATCAGGTCGAAGATCTCGTCGGACTTCTCGCGCGTGAGGCCGTTCTTCGCGGCGCCCTCGGCGAAGATCTCGCGGTGCTGGGCCATCTCCTCGGGCTTCTTCTTGCCCATCGCGCGACGCAGCAAGTCCGCGCCGCCGAGCGAGTAGCCGCCGATGATCTGCGCCATCTGCATCACCTGCTCCTGATAGACCATGATGCCGTAGGTCTCTTTCAGGACGGGTTCGACGCGCGGATCCGGATAGTCGACCTTCTCGCGGCCGTGCTTCCGTGCGCAGAAGCTCGGGATCAGGTCCATCGGGCCCGGACGGTACAACGACACCAGCGCGATGATGTCCTCGAAGCGGTCGGGCTGCGCATCCTTCAGCATGCCCTGCATCCCGCGGCTTTCCAGCTGGAACACCGCGACCGTGTTGGCCTTCTTCAGGATCTGGAACGAAGCCGGATCGTCGAGCGGCACCTGCGCGAGCGACCAGTCGGCCTTCGACGGATCGAGGCGGCGGATGTAGCGCTCGGCCCAGTCGAGGATCGTCAGCGTCGTGAGGCCCAGAAAGTCGAACTTCACGAGGCCGACGGCTTCGACGTCGTCCTTGTCGTACTGGCTGACGACGCCGCCGTCGTCGCCCTGCGTGTACAGCGGGCAGAAATCGGTCAGCTTGCCG encodes the following:
- a CDS encoding glycosyltransferase family 2 protein yields the protein MFSIIIPTWNNLPYLKLVVDSLRRHSAYDHQIIVHVNDGSDGTLDWVRSEGIEHTASPTNIGICHAVNLAAARATRDYVVYMNDDMFCCPGWDAALVRRIEQMPTDLFMLSGTMIEPVDTRNPCVVVSNFGRDAEHFDAAGLVEATPRLARADWLGSTWPPTLVHRDWWNRIGGYSSELSPGMSSDNDFSMKFWDAGCRIFLGVGDSLVYHFQQKSTGKIVKNDGRRQFLNKWGMTQATFDRYYLHRGEPAGTRIALDTPAVAGRLKRALLRSRIKRAFS
- a CDS encoding O-antigen ligase family protein; this translates as MLSFSAPATRRLTAARAFAVAALCMVPVSTALTNVFCGLFAAALVISPEFWRDLRSFVTDPASLAALLILAALTASVAYTVAPHNKAWNWVAKYDKLLLLPFAVLAFRHSNWAPIVRRCWFGTLCVILLLSTTNYLGLTAIGPAYATQLPLSRAWVFKNHIAAGMFGALLFYQAADLALAARTALSRAAYAGVAAWSLVNVFVMLQGRTGQVIALLLILVVAVRFVLLLRRQSALRAGLAAGVLVLFGVALVVAACTVHNGRLVKVVTEVQQYRQSDAATSTGLRLEWYKKGLELFRQRPVIGYGAGGLEFEFEKLTAGKTAAEGQLTSNPHNEYLLMAVQLGSLGLLLFVNLIVQIARGSRTLDPRSRHLLLAWLAIFAIGSLANSLLLDFAEGHLIVLLAGILLGCGASGEALPRETSAIRRSA
- a CDS encoding glycosyltransferase family 9 protein; translated protein: MALFSSARPPRTILVAAPRRIGDVLLTTPLVRSLKARWPDAQIDMLVFRGTEGVLEHNPDVRRVIVVAQRAGFRERLRDALSMWRRYDLACAALSSDRPRFYSWFAGRKRVGLVDPDRVTWLTRMMLNGIAINHHESAHTVVSTLALAPVIGIEPVSEVVAPGIGDDPARRARFDAWLAESPAIRDGKPLVVLHPYPMFRYKQWRLEGWVEMIDWLRERGFAVALSGGPADREREYAEQVAAEAGGDVLNLVGRLTFGESAELVRRARLFIGPDTGATHVAAATGTDTIALFGPSDPVRWGPWPQHWPATENPWPLRGSGRHGNVWLLQGEGDCVPCRHEGCERKVDSRSDCLANLGAQRVKAAAAEMLGLDPPSPAGAVVDTSRLHRAGSD
- a CDS encoding glycosyltransferase family 9 protein; translated protein: MANRNPTGRILVIRIDFLGDMLCTTAFLGALKERWPGAELHVVANRYNAAALAGNPDVHAVHTYVYSRQCERNDRPGRMRAFFDRLRLVRRLRRLRFDLVVVPNGGMHRSSMQFARQLGVKDCRWHDADTEFDDRKPEHVAQRPMCHEALSGFRLVPELGRADLDRLALSVHPDRTLQDEWYRLLGERTKPRVGLFVSNKAAERRWPADRWRDLGERLAPFADVIVFRDPAIRKTAEDEAWRDVSARHVAPSSVADLVAAASLLDTIVSADSAPVHLASALGVPVAALFEDRPEKYLRWHPLGVPHVILRAGATVDAIGVDAVERAVRHLLPQAGHCDEQVTDAARARPAAAATSAVVTIAS
- the dnaE gene encoding DNA polymerase III subunit alpha, whose protein sequence is MSDPRFVHLRVHSEFSIADGIVRLDDIVKAAAADGQGALALTDLGNAFGLVRFYQEARGKGIKPIAGCDVWIMNPDDRDKPSRLLLLVKDKVGYLNLCELLSKAWLTNQYRGRAELDASWLDGELAQGLLALSGAQQGDIGLALAAGNEEAARRHAERWAKVFPGGFYIELQRYGQPGAEAYIQQAATLAASLKLPVVATHPTQFMTDDDFTAHEARVCISEGDILANPRRQKRFTTDQYFRTQDDMVALFADLPSAVANTVEIAKRCNLKLELGKPKLPLFPTPDGMSLDDYLVQLSKEGLETRLVQLYPAEAERDAQRDTYYKRLEFECGTITKMGFPGYFLIVADFINWAKNNGVPVGPGRGSGAGSLVAYALGITDLDPLRYNLLFERFLNPERVSMPDFDIDFCQHGRDRVIQYVKEKYGADAVSQIATFGTMAAKAAVRDIGRVLDLGYMFTDGVAKLIPFKPGKHVTIADAMKEEPQLQERYDHEDEVHQLLDLAQRVEGLTRNVGMHAGGVLIAPGKLTDFCPLYTQGDDGGVVSQYDKDDVEAVGLVKFDFLGLTTLTILDWAERYIRRLDPSKADWSLAQVPLDDPASFQILKKANTVAVFQLESRGMQGMLKDAQPDRFEDIIALVSLYRPGPMDLIPSFCARKHGREKVDYPDPRVEPVLKETYGIMVYQEQVMQMAQIIGGYSLGGADLLRRAMGKKKPEEMAQHREIFAEGAAKNGLTREKSDEIFDLMEKFAGYGFNKSHAAAYALLAYYTAWLKAHHPAEFMAANMTLAMDDTDKVKILFDDCVVNNLVVLPPDINQSHYRFEPVAEADGKRSRTIRYGLGAVKGSGQNAIEEILRAREEKAFTDLFDFCERIDRRVVNRRTVEALIRAGAFDSLNANRAQMLASVPLAMEAADQAEANAMQAGLFDMGAESPHAHALVDEPAWDDKRRLQEEKGALGFYLSGHLFDAYRDEVRRFVRQKVGDLKEGRDKLVAGIIASLRTQMTQRGKMLIALLDDGSGQCEITIFNEQFEANKALFKEDELLIVQGQARNDAFTGGIRFTTDTVMDLERARSRYAQAVRLTMNGNADAAALRRVLEPHVSKDDPAAAHAVEAPAPRGGGRDGGRRPQAPLPNGLAVQIHYSNARAQGEMRLGDAWRVKPSDMLLAELRAAFDGSVVEITY